Proteins encoded in a region of the Flavobacterium sp. MDT1-60 genome:
- a CDS encoding efflux RND transporter permease subunit has product MGEFFVRRPIVAMVISIIIVILGLLALQKTPISQYPDINPPVVKITTSFTGANALNVEQAVATPIEQKVNGVEQMLYIKSTNTSDGACTIEVTFDVGTNLDNANMLTQNRQAQSAPFMPPSVKQQGVVVKKSLSFPMMLFTLTSTNPKYDSKFLNNYANINIVDQLARIKGVGEVSLFGGSDYSMRVWLKADVMSKLGVTVDDVKNALNAQNMISPGGKFGAEPTPPGTDFTYGVTLQDRLVTEKQFGQIVVKSKSDGAQVLLSDISRIELGTENYSSSARRNGNATAAITVFQMPGSNALEVATLAKEAMKKMSEKFPKDVVYQESLDTTLAITAGVEDIVHTLFEAVILVILVVFIFLQNWRATLIPLITVPVSLIGTIAVFPLLGFSINTLSLLGLVLAIGIVVDDAIVVVEAVMHHIEHGKSPKDATIQAMREVSGPVIAIALILIAVFVPVAMTPGITGRFYQQFAITIAVSVAFSAFSALSLSPALCAMLLKPTKPVDQQTGWLAKFFTGFNRIFEKVTGGYIKGATFFAKKSLRIVSLLVIILLAVVLLGKKIPLGFIPEEDQGYALVNIALPPASSLQRTDEISRKVDGFLKEEESILSYTTINGFSMLTNSYQPNNAFVFISLKPWEERAETAKQLVDRLNKKLSTQITTATAFAFGPPAIQGLGASAGFSLMLQDRGGNTPQYLAQQTQAFIAAAQKRPEIKRIYTTFNAGTPQIKLDIDNEKAMKLGVPVSRVTEVLGAFLGGTYVNDFNRFGRQYKVYLQGEAVDRLKPENLNKIYVRNDNGDMLPISTLVTATKVAGPDFTNRLNLFRSAEIGGSPNDGFSSAQALDALEEVAKETLPADMSYDYINLSYQEKHSPGGGTVFLMALVFVFLILAAQYESWKLPFSVLLGAPFAVFGAFLGLFLARIGSDAYVNNVFAQIGLVLLIGLVAKNAILIVEFAKEEYEKGKPLYESAMTAAKLRFRPILMTAFAFILGVVPLLTATGAGSQARIVMGMAVFSGMLIATVLGVLIVPGLFVMIENIGKKKDDTTLTEGHNVESNTSDHD; this is encoded by the coding sequence AGCAAAAGGTAAATGGAGTTGAGCAAATGCTTTATATAAAATCAACCAACACATCTGACGGAGCTTGTACCATTGAAGTAACTTTTGATGTAGGAACCAATTTGGATAATGCCAATATGCTGACTCAAAACCGTCAGGCACAATCGGCTCCATTTATGCCGCCAAGTGTAAAACAACAGGGAGTCGTGGTAAAAAAATCACTCTCATTCCCAATGATGTTGTTTACACTTACCTCAACAAATCCAAAATACGATTCAAAATTTCTGAATAACTATGCGAATATCAACATAGTAGATCAATTGGCACGTATCAAAGGTGTTGGTGAAGTTTCACTTTTTGGAGGAAGTGATTATTCGATGAGAGTTTGGCTCAAGGCCGATGTTATGAGCAAACTTGGCGTAACCGTCGATGATGTAAAAAATGCCCTGAATGCACAAAACATGATTAGTCCCGGTGGAAAATTTGGCGCAGAACCAACGCCGCCAGGAACAGATTTTACCTATGGAGTTACACTACAGGATCGTTTGGTTACTGAAAAACAGTTTGGTCAAATTGTAGTCAAAAGTAAATCAGATGGTGCACAGGTATTACTAAGCGACATTTCCAGAATTGAATTAGGAACAGAAAACTATAGTTCAAGCGCCCGAAGAAACGGAAATGCAACAGCAGCAATTACCGTATTCCAAATGCCGGGAAGTAATGCTTTAGAAGTAGCAACTCTTGCCAAAGAGGCGATGAAAAAAATGTCTGAAAAGTTTCCGAAAGACGTAGTTTATCAGGAATCACTAGATACAACACTTGCGATTACTGCTGGTGTTGAAGATATTGTTCACACACTCTTTGAGGCCGTTATTCTGGTTATTCTGGTGGTGTTTATATTTCTACAAAACTGGCGTGCAACCTTGATTCCATTAATCACAGTTCCGGTATCTTTAATTGGTACAATAGCTGTTTTCCCATTGTTAGGTTTTTCAATAAACACTTTATCATTATTAGGATTAGTACTTGCAATTGGAATTGTGGTTGATGATGCCATCGTTGTTGTTGAAGCCGTAATGCATCATATCGAACATGGTAAATCTCCAAAAGACGCAACCATACAAGCGATGCGGGAAGTTTCAGGACCTGTAATTGCAATTGCACTGATTTTGATTGCGGTATTTGTACCGGTTGCGATGACGCCAGGAATTACAGGTCGTTTTTACCAACAATTTGCCATAACGATCGCAGTCTCGGTCGCCTTCTCGGCTTTTAGTGCGTTGTCCTTAAGTCCCGCACTCTGTGCCATGTTATTAAAACCCACAAAACCAGTGGATCAGCAAACAGGCTGGCTAGCTAAATTTTTTACTGGATTCAACAGAATTTTCGAAAAAGTTACTGGCGGATATATAAAGGGAGCTACTTTTTTTGCCAAAAAATCATTGCGCATTGTCTCCTTATTGGTTATAATTTTACTTGCTGTTGTATTATTGGGCAAAAAAATCCCACTAGGATTTATTCCTGAAGAAGATCAGGGTTATGCGTTGGTCAACATTGCCTTGCCTCCTGCTTCATCACTTCAGCGTACCGATGAAATTTCAAGAAAAGTAGATGGGTTTTTAAAAGAAGAAGAATCAATACTTTCTTATACTACGATTAATGGATTTAGTATGCTTACCAATTCTTACCAACCTAATAATGCGTTTGTTTTTATCTCGCTAAAACCTTGGGAAGAAAGAGCTGAAACGGCAAAACAACTGGTTGATCGATTAAATAAAAAACTATCCACACAAATTACCACGGCAACTGCTTTTGCTTTTGGTCCACCAGCCATTCAAGGTTTAGGAGCATCTGCAGGTTTTAGTTTGATGTTACAGGACAGGGGCGGGAATACACCACAGTATCTTGCGCAACAAACTCAAGCCTTTATTGCCGCAGCTCAAAAACGCCCGGAAATAAAAAGGATTTATACCACATTTAATGCAGGAACACCTCAGATAAAGCTGGACATTGACAATGAAAAAGCTATGAAACTTGGCGTTCCGGTTTCTAGGGTTACCGAAGTATTAGGTGCCTTTTTAGGAGGAACTTATGTGAATGATTTCAACCGTTTTGGTCGTCAGTACAAAGTATATCTCCAAGGTGAAGCCGTTGACCGATTAAAACCTGAAAATTTAAATAAGATTTATGTCAGAAATGATAATGGAGACATGTTGCCGATATCAACTCTGGTAACCGCTACCAAAGTCGCAGGTCCTGATTTTACCAATCGTCTTAATTTATTCCGATCAGCAGAAATTGGAGGAAGCCCTAATGACGGCTTCAGTAGCGCACAAGCTCTGGATGCTTTGGAAGAAGTAGCCAAGGAAACTTTACCCGCCGATATGAGCTACGATTACATCAACCTTTCGTATCAGGAGAAACATTCTCCCGGTGGAGGAACTGTATTTTTGATGGCGTTGGTATTTGTGTTTTTAATTCTTGCTGCACAATACGAAAGCTGGAAACTACCTTTTAGCGTATTACTCGGAGCACCTTTTGCGGTTTTTGGAGCCTTCTTAGGATTATTCCTCGCAAGAATTGGAAGTGACGCTTACGTAAACAATGTATTTGCGCAAATTGGTTTGGTTCTCTTAATTGGATTAGTAGCCAAAAACGCCATTCTTATTGTGGAGTTCGCCAAAGAAGAATATGAAAAAGGAAAACCGCTTTACGAATCAGCTATGACTGCAGCTAAGCTTCGTTTTCGACCAATTTTGATGACTGCTTTTGCTTTTATTCTTGGAGTTGTACCATTACTTACCGCAACAGGTGCCGGTTCTCAGGCACGTATCGTAATGGGAATGGCGGTATTCAGCGGTATGTTAATCGCCACAGTATTAGGTGTATTAATTGTACCAGGTCTATTTGTAATGATTGAAAACATCGGAAAAAAGAAAGATGATACAACTCTGACTGAAGGACATAATGTGGAATCAAATACTTCTGACCATGATTAA